The nucleotide window TTGCTCTTATCACATGTATAAACACATTATAATATACTATGTCATAATAATATGGGAGATCATTGCAAATGTCCAGCAGTTAATGGcagttgctactgctgctgctgctgctaagtcgcttcagtcgtgtccgactctatgcgaccccatagacggcagcccaccaggctcccccgtccctgggattctccaggcaagaacactggagtgggttgccagtggtTACACATAAATTGTTTAGTTAGAGCAGTTCTTTGTGATGAAAGAACATCAGGAAAGAGTTTACCAAAGCATAAGAGAGAGTCATACTGATATCAGGGGAAGCGTTTCATATTGAGAGAAGAGTGGATATAAAATCCCAAAGACTTTAAGTGATTTTAGCCTTTTGATACTGCAGACACTTGGGcatgggaaagaaaaatcaggatGGATGGTGTGTCATACAAGTATCTTAGTAAAAAAGGCTTCAGGTCAtacttctgttgctgctgctgctgctaagtcacttcagtcatgtctgactctgtgtgaccccgtagacggcagcccaccaggctcccctgtccctgagattctccaagcaagaacactggagtgggttgccatttccttctccaatgcatgaaagtaaaaagtgaagtcactcagtcatgtctgactcttagcgaccccatggactgcagcccaccaggctcccccgtccctgggattctccaggcaagaacactggagtgggttgccagtggtTACACATAAATTGTTTAGTTAGAGCAGTTCTTTGTGATGAAAGAACATCAGGAAAGAGTTTACCAAAGCATAAGAGAGAGTCATACTGATATCAGGGGAAGCGTTTCATATTGAGAGAAGAGTGGATATAAAATCCCAAAGACTTTAAGTGATTTTAGCCTTTTGATACTGCAGACACTTGGGcatgggaaagaaaaatcaggatGGATGGTGTGTCATACAAGTATCTTAGTAAAAAAGGCTTCAGGTCAtacttctgttgctgctgctgctgctaagtcacttcagtcatgtctgactctgtgtgaccccgtagacggcagcccaccaggctcccctgtccctgagattctccaagcaagaacactggagtgggttgccatttccttctccaatgcatgaaagtaaaaagtgaagtcactcagtcatgtctgactcttagcgaccccatggactgcagcctaccaggctcctccgtccgtgggattttccaggcaagagtactggagtggggtgccattgccttctcctatactTTTGTTAAGTAACATTAAATAATAAGAATCATTAAATTTACTGAGCTGATAGTAAAGCATTAAATTATGAAATGTCCTTTTGACTTGGTAGCCAAGATCCTTTCCTTGTTTCTCCATGTTTTCTGTCCTTCAATAATTTGATCTTGGCCTGTATTTGATTTATAAGCAATTAGTACCATGTTTTTCTACCTTTCTTACTCTGTTCCCTTTTATCCTTCCCAATCCTGTAGCAATCTGTGAGCAAGAGAACCCACAGAAGTCAGGACAGGTAGGAGAAGGTGAGCAGGTGCTATGGCTTCGGAAAAATTGGTGAGCCTACAGGATGAGGTGACCTGCCCAATTTGCCTGGAACTTCTAACAGAACCCCTGAGCCTTGACTGTGGCCACAGTTTCTGCCAAATCTGCATCACTGCAAACAGCAATGAGTCCCTGACTGGCCAAGAAAGGGCGAGAAAGTGCCCTGTGTGCAGAATCAATTATAAATCTGGAAAACTACGGCCTAATTGGCACCTGGCCAACATAGTGCAGAGGGTCAGGGAGGTCAAACTGAGCCTGGAGGAGCAAGAGAAACATCTCTGTGCTCACCATGGAGAGAAACTCCTGCTCTTCTGTGAGGAGGATGGGAAGGTCATTTGCTGGCTTTGTGAGCGGTCCCAGGAGCACCACGGTCACCCTACATTTCTCATGGAAGAGGTCGCCCAGGAGTACCAGGTAAGAGACCACAACGGAGAAAAAACAGGGCAGAAAATTGTAGTTGATTAGAACTGTCTACTTTACATTGGACTTTAATCACCTAATCACCATGAACCTGGggcctgtgattttttttcttcctgtgctCACCTTCTGATGTCTGAGGacataaatgtacatttttacaATTACAAAGTAATAACCCTATACACAGACTCTTAGCCTAGAAGTATACATCCATGTACCTTGTGCTAATACTTAGAGATTGGTGCCCAAGAGAAGCTTTCCTTAACTCTTTGAACAGGAGAGGTAACTAGGACACCGGGTGGATTGAAATGTAAGCTATTTCCTTGTTGCAGGATCAGGTTTCTTCTTAAACAACCAGTCTTCTCTAGGTGAGAGGATGGTGACTTTTATCTCTTCAGTCTTGTAGAACACATTCCCCACCTCAGGTCTTcttccaagtgaaagtgaagtcactcagttgtgtctgactcttggcgacccacggactatagcccaccaagctcctccatccatgggattctccaggcaacaatactggagtgggttgccatttccttctccaggggatcttcccaacccaggaacaaGTAATAGAGTCTAATTGCTGTTCTCAGTTTCTGTAAAGCATATTCTCTTTGGAAATCAGGCTCATTTCTCCTCCATTTATCCTCTACAGTGATGttaggaaaatccatagcttgaCTGTGATGTGATTCTTTTCTCAACAGAAGAAACTCCAGGCAGCTCTGGAGAGGCTGAAGCAGGAGCAGCAGGAAGCTGAGGAGTTGGAGTCTGACTTCAGAGAAGAGATTGCTGCCTGGAAGGTAGGAGGAGACACTTCCTGAAGGAGTTAGATATCTGGGCAGGACCTTAGGTTGATCACAAGGAGCTACCTTCCTATTTGTTCCCAGACAGTTAAGTCGTTTGACTAGTCCTTTTCTTCACTGCTTCCCTGATAAGAGTGGGTGCTGAAAAGTGAACATAAAGCAAATGAACATAGATATTGGAAAGGAGGTATTCTTTTAGAGGAACTCTCTGGTGGGGATGACTAGGGAATTTCATGTTCCATTCTTGACATATTCATTAGCCTTTGACTCTTCTGAAAAAGACATCTGACAATGGCTAATGGTTCTATCCTCAGTGTTTGCCTTTTTGGCAGAGGTTGGTTGGTGCGGGTCAGAAGCAATGCAGGGAGGCATGAGAATTCTGAATAGATGTGTGAAGGCTGGAATCCTTTTGGCTCTTGGTTGTCCTTAACAGTGCAGACTTGGAGGCATTATTTTGAAATGtgatagagagaaaaaaaaaaaaaaccaaagtcagCTTCTCCAAAaattgttttcttcctctctctctctctctcattactGAAGAATCAAACACAACATGAGAGACAAAATGTCCAGGCAGAGTTTAAAAAACTGAGAGAAATCCTGGAcagtgaggagaggaaggaacTACAAAAGCTGAAGGCTGAGGAGACAGCTATTCTGTGTACCATGGCAAACTCTGAGAATGAGCTGGTCCAGCAGAGCCAGTTGGTGAGAAATCTCATCTCAGATATAGAGCATCGTTTGCAGGGGTCAACAATGCAGATGCTGCAGGTAAGAGTTGGGAAGAAGCCCTAGCATCTAAGACAcaagaaaaatgaaggcaaagtTTCCATCGCTTTCAAGTTGCTGTGCTCCTTCTGGTGCTGTCACTCACCCGCATCCTTCACTccttgtaaccataagtttgttctctaagtctgtgagtctgcttctgttgtgtaaatagttcatttgtatctttttgaaaAGATTCTGCATGTAAATGTTAGCCTATAATATACGCTATATTATATGTCTGATTTCACTCATATGACCATCTCTagttctatccatgttgctgcaaatggcattgtttcattctttttaatggctaatattccattgtacatatgtatcacatctttattcattccttgGTTAATgggcatttaagttgtttccatgtcttgactattgtaaatagcactgcagtgaacactgggctatgtatcctttcagatcatattTTTCTCCAGGCATATCCCTAGGAGTGGCCTCGcaggatcatgctgctgctggtgctaagttgcttcagttgtgtccgactctgtgtgacctcatagacggcagcccaccaggctccgccgtccctgggattctccaggcaagaacactggagtgggttgccattttcttctccaatgtatgaaagtgaaaagtgaaagtgaagtcgttcagttgtgtccgactcttagcgaccccatggactgcagcctaccaggctcctccatccatgggattttccaggcaagagtactggagtggggagccttggatcatacggtagctctattttcagtttcttaaggaacctttATTGGCCTCacctatttacattcccatcaactgtgtagaagggttcccttctctccattcagtctccaacatttattgtttgtgggtttttagatactggccattctaactggtgtgaggtgatttgcgtttctctaataattttgatttgcatttctctaataattagtgatgttgaaaatcttttcgAATACctcttggctatctgtatgtcttctgtggagaaatgtctatttaggtcttctgcctgttttttgatttggttatttgttttgatgatattaagcCACATGAACTCTATAAATTTGGAGACAAATCCCTTAtaagtcacatcatttgcaaatattttcttccaatctatggcttgtcttttcattttatttaaaactgttgaatttgattaggttccatttgtttatttttgtttttatttccagtactCTGGGAGATAGATCCAAAAAACATATTGCTGTGATTTTTGCCAGAGAGTGTTCTGCTGATGTTTTCCTTTAAGTGTTTTATAGTGTTTCACTTCATATATacattcttaatatattttgagtttatttttgtgtgtggtgttaagaagtgttttaatttcatttttacatgtagttttccagttttcccagtttggtggtttcccttcctctgcaattttttggaacagCTTCAGGATTGTCAATAACTTTTCCCCATTCACATGTCAGcacatctggtcctggactttgtgAGTTGGATTTTTTAagtcacagcttcaatttcaataCTTGTGACTGGTCTGCTcgtcttttctatttctttctggttaagTCTTGGGAGATACCTTTCTAAGAACTCGTCCATTTC belongs to Bos indicus x Bos taurus breed Angus x Brahman F1 hybrid chromosome 15, Bos_hybrid_MaternalHap_v2.0, whole genome shotgun sequence and includes:
- the LOC113905591 gene encoding tripartite motif-containing protein 5-like; translated protein: MASEKLVSLQDEVTCPICLELLTEPLSLDCGHSFCQICITANSNESLTGQERARKCPVCRINYKSGKLRPNWHLANIVQRVREVKLSLEEQEKHLCAHHGEKLLLFCEEDGKVICWLCERSQEHHGHPTFLMEEVAQEYQKKLQAALERLKQEQQEAEELESDFREEIAAWKNQTQHERQNVQAEFKKLREILDSEERKELQKLKAEETAILCTMANSENELVQQSQLVRNLISDIEHRLQGSTMQMLQDVNDILKRSKTLTLKKPKPVPKEQRSVFRAPDLRDILRVFNGLRYVQRYWVHVTLSHTTGNRNIAISADRRQVTYVYKDQGNNPRWKQVYEDYGVLGSPVIKSGRHYWEVDVSKKRAWILGVYGEKHVEYNTKLPLKADGNHQNVYSRCQPKNGYWVIGLSYGSVYNAFDESSSSDPMILTLSLSVPPHRIGIFLDYSARTLLFLNVTNHGFLIYKFSSCSFSQKIFPYFNPMTCNVPMNLCSPSS